The following are encoded together in the Hydrogenoanaerobacterium saccharovorans genome:
- a CDS encoding DUF2304 domain-containing protein — MSIMLRVALIIGSTCTTCYFLRRIRQSKVQIEDTVFWILACLALIGVSVFPQIADIFTHVLGIISTVNFVFLFMIFILLLKIFSMTIKLSVLDNKLKQLTQKFALEDYEKRNEGL, encoded by the coding sequence ATGAGTATTATGTTAAGAGTTGCTTTAATAATTGGGTCTACATGCACCACTTGTTATTTCTTAAGAAGGATTCGGCAGTCAAAAGTACAGATAGAGGATACAGTGTTTTGGATTTTGGCATGCTTAGCCCTAATTGGAGTTAGTGTATTTCCTCAAATTGCAGATATATTTACACATGTTCTAGGGATTATATCTACTGTTAATTTCGTTTTTCTATTTATGATTTTTATACTGCTTCTTAAAATTTTTTCAATGACAATTAAATTATCTGTTTTAGATAATAAACTAAAACAATTAACGCAAAAGTTTGCTTTAGAAGACTATGAAAAGCGAAATGAAGGTTTGTAA
- a CDS encoding glycosyltransferase, whose protein sequence is MKKLLYFIDDLNYMGGAHIATYNQIEYLLSTRKYQISIASASSPSELLKKKFPEIQFFHVKDFESKNEIQLLFLKFQQIFSNPTFTIKKRLKKFITSIYSKLYDHNKTSSNLISTAKCKQEVLSLIGMYDIVCVPFENSCFRDLIAESKCNRKIQWIHIDYITWKNTNAATKLISKDDYIRYQQFNQIVFVSFAARRGFLSLFPDLQNKCAVCYNLMDINRIKMLANQPIPKLDSKKGGKINRLVTVARLEDIQKGIKRTLNVAKRLLDEGFAFEWLIIGDGPDEKMLKRYASDLKLESCVFWIGHTDNPFAYIKQADLFALFSYYEGIPNTIFESLIIGTPVIATGISGIKEQLEGGWGYIVENDTESIYLGLSDLLRNPQKIAQIRQKLKDYQYDNESIQKELDIIMHYQNGYYNGVVEENMKVSIIVPVYNVEKYLEKCLDSLIAQTIDEMEIIVVNDGSTDSSQKIIDYYQKLYPNKVRGFSKKNGGLGDARNYGLQYAKGRYVSFIDSDDWVTPEMMQHMYQKGVENNASIVLCDIYGVDDQTNHTIVERAPFDKEGILDRKQAVLLSTRPVAVSACTKLFKQDIFKRFQFPLGWYEDLAIMTTIFSYIERIYYLREPHYYYRWNRVGSIQSQKSSPKTLEILNSQQRVLNTCNPEFALEANYAIYDHSARMYASFPVYRAQILTFIEQNICCFEGNPHVEWAIENGIHPRLFSKEKIPKKIHYCWFGKGEKGKVVLDCIESWKKILSDYEIVEWNESNCDIQETPYVAEAYQQKKWAYVSDYFRFKALYEYGGIYLDTDVMVYSTLDSMLFYDAFFAFETYMYVHGGIIGAKPKRPIIQSILEGYRKEQYFNVEKHLTVCHRITESLLSYGLYQNGKLQIIKHNIAIFPANILTVDFSDGECIAEHLYNASWLHNKRDNKSFKYEVMKHYFTYPLMHANQSNIVDVHAAVLPPYQMVDKTIDTYGIKIVMRQLLKAVIQRILPTRIYQVLTRYIHR, encoded by the coding sequence ATGAAAAAACTTCTTTATTTTATTGATGATTTGAATTATATGGGTGGTGCACATATTGCCACTTATAATCAAATAGAATATCTTTTATCTACAAGAAAGTATCAAATTTCTATTGCATCGGCATCGTCCCCATCCGAACTCTTAAAAAAAAAATTCCCTGAAATTCAATTTTTTCATGTAAAAGATTTTGAAAGCAAAAATGAGATTCAGTTACTATTTTTAAAGTTCCAACAAATATTCTCAAATCCCACTTTCACTATCAAAAAGAGACTAAAAAAATTCATAACGTCAATTTACTCTAAATTATATGATCATAACAAAACTTCTTCCAATTTGATTTCTACTGCTAAATGCAAGCAAGAAGTATTATCCTTGATTGGTATGTATGATATTGTTTGTGTTCCTTTTGAAAACTCTTGTTTTAGAGACCTAATTGCAGAATCAAAATGCAATCGAAAAATACAATGGATTCATATTGATTACATTACATGGAAAAACACAAATGCTGCCACAAAATTAATTTCAAAGGATGATTACATCAGATATCAACAATTTAATCAAATAGTCTTTGTATCTTTTGCGGCAAGAAGAGGTTTTTTGTCCCTTTTTCCAGATCTCCAGAATAAATGTGCTGTTTGCTATAATTTAATGGATATAAATCGCATTAAAATGCTAGCTAATCAACCTATTCCTAAATTAGATAGTAAAAAAGGAGGAAAGATTAATCGATTAGTAACAGTGGCTAGGTTGGAAGATATACAGAAGGGTATTAAACGTACTCTTAATGTAGCAAAACGATTGTTAGATGAGGGATTTGCCTTTGAATGGTTAATTATTGGTGATGGACCTGACGAGAAAATGTTAAAGAGATACGCTTCCGATTTAAAGTTGGAGTCATGTGTGTTTTGGATAGGACACACTGATAATCCATTTGCATATATAAAGCAAGCTGATTTGTTTGCATTGTTTTCTTATTATGAGGGTATTCCAAACACCATTTTTGAGTCCCTGATTATAGGTACTCCAGTTATTGCGACTGGTATCAGCGGGATAAAGGAGCAACTTGAAGGTGGATGGGGTTATATAGTAGAAAATGATACTGAGAGCATTTACTTGGGGCTTTCTGATTTATTGCGCAATCCACAAAAAATTGCACAGATCCGGCAAAAGCTAAAAGATTATCAATATGATAATGAAAGTATTCAAAAAGAATTAGATATCATAATGCATTATCAGAATGGCTATTATAATGGGGTAGTGGAGGAAAATATGAAAGTTTCTATAATTGTTCCTGTTTATAATGTTGAAAAGTACTTGGAAAAATGTCTGGATTCATTAATAGCACAAACGATAGATGAAATGGAAATTATTGTTGTAAATGATGGCTCTACTGACAGTTCTCAAAAGATTATTGATTATTATCAGAAGTTGTATCCCAATAAAGTTAGAGGATTTTCAAAAAAAAATGGTGGCTTGGGAGATGCGAGAAACTATGGCCTTCAATATGCGAAAGGTCGATACGTTTCTTTTATTGATAGTGATGATTGGGTAACTCCTGAGATGATGCAACATATGTACCAAAAAGGGGTGGAAAATAACGCCTCCATTGTTCTATGTGATATTTATGGGGTAGATGATCAAACAAACCACACTATTGTTGAGCGTGCACCTTTTGATAAGGAAGGAATTCTAGACCGAAAACAAGCAGTACTACTTTCTACTCGCCCTGTAGCGGTTTCTGCTTGTACTAAACTATTTAAACAAGATATCTTTAAGCGCTTTCAGTTTCCTTTGGGATGGTATGAAGATTTAGCAATTATGACAACTATATTTTCTTATATTGAGCGAATTTATTACTTAAGAGAGCCTCATTACTACTATCGTTGGAATCGAGTTGGCTCTATACAAAGCCAAAAATCGTCTCCCAAAACTTTAGAAATACTCAATTCACAACAACGAGTTTTGAATACATGCAATCCGGAATTTGCCTTAGAAGCTAATTATGCTATTTATGACCATTCCGCTCGTATGTATGCTTCTTTCCCAGTGTATAGGGCTCAAATATTAACCTTTATTGAACAGAATATTTGTTGCTTCGAAGGAAATCCCCACGTAGAATGGGCTATTGAAAATGGTATACATCCACGTCTTTTTAGTAAAGAAAAAATTCCTAAAAAAATTCATTATTGTTGGTTTGGCAAAGGTGAAAAAGGAAAGGTGGTTCTTGATTGTATTGAAAGCTGGAAAAAAATATTATCAGACTATGAAATTGTTGAATGGAACGAGAGCAATTGTGACATTCAAGAAACTCCCTATGTAGCAGAAGCATATCAACAAAAGAAGTGGGCTTATGTATCAGATTATTTCCGTTTTAAAGCACTATATGAATATGGTGGTATTTATTTAGACACTGATGTGATGGTTTATTCAACTTTAGATTCTATGCTTTTTTATGATGCTTTCTTTGCTTTTGAGACATATATGTATGTTCATGGAGGGATTATTGGAGCTAAACCCAAACGACCTATTATTCAATCTATTCTTGAGGGATACAGGAAGGAGCAATATTTTAATGTAGAAAAACACTTAACAGTATGCCATAGAATAACTGAATCATTGCTGAGCTATGGGCTATATCAAAATGGTAAACTTCAAATAATTAAACACAACATTGCTATATTTCCTGCTAATATACTTACAGTTGATTTTAGCGATGGTGAATGTATAGCCGAACATTTATATAACGCCTCTTGGTTGCATAATAAACGGGATAATAAAAGTTTTAAATATGAAGTTATGAAGCATTATTTTACCTATCCCTTAATGCATGCCAACCAATCTAATATAGTAGATGTACATGCTGCGGTTCTGCCTCCTTATCAGATGGTGGATAAAACCATCGATACTTATGGTATTAAAATAGTGATGCGACAACTCTTGAAAGCTGTAATCCAAAGAATATTACCAACTAGAATATATCAAGTTCTCACTCGATATATCCATAGGTAG
- a CDS encoding glycosyltransferase family 2 protein — protein MKLLIIIPAYNEQGNIKRVVDSLIHNYPQYDYIVINDGSKDNTLKICQNENYNYINLPINLGLSGAFQTGMKYAYIHDYDYAIQYDADGQHRAEYIEDILDEIKNGYDIVIGSRFVIEKKKLSFRMMGSHLISFAILLTTGKKIKDPTSGMRIYNRGMIEEFANNLNYGPEPDTISYLMRQGAKIAEIQAKMDERIEGESYLNTINSIKYMLKMGISILLVQWVRKRNPIVRTNNPLQKEAVVK, from the coding sequence ATGAAATTATTGATTATTATTCCTGCTTATAATGAGCAGGGAAATATTAAACGTGTTGTAGACAGTTTAATACATAATTACCCACAATATGACTATATAGTTATCAATGATGGTTCTAAAGATAATACCTTAAAAATATGCCAAAATGAAAATTATAACTATATTAATTTACCTATTAATTTAGGATTATCAGGTGCATTCCAAACTGGAATGAAATATGCGTATATTCATGATTATGACTATGCAATTCAATATGATGCTGATGGCCAGCATAGGGCTGAATACATAGAAGATATTTTGGATGAAATTAAAAATGGATATGATATTGTCATTGGTTCTCGTTTTGTAATAGAAAAGAAGAAACTTTCTTTTCGGATGATGGGAAGCCATCTTATATCATTTGCAATACTTTTGACAACAGGGAAGAAAATTAAAGATCCTACCTCTGGAATGAGAATATATAATCGTGGAATGATAGAAGAATTTGCAAATAATTTGAATTATGGACCAGAACCTGATACCATATCTTATTTAATGCGTCAAGGAGCCAAAATTGCAGAAATACAAGCGAAAATGGATGAGCGTATTGAGGGGGAAAGTTATTTAAATACAATTAACTCTATTAAGTATATGCTTAAAATGGGAATCTCGATCTTGTTAGTACAATGGGTTAGAAAGCGTAACCCTATTGTAAGAACAAATAATCCATTACAGAAAGAAGCTGTTGTCAAATGA